TACCACTCGCTGGGCGTGCACGAGCACGAGGTGCACGCGGACTTCGTCGCGACGTCGCGCGACGTTGATGGCGGCGAGCTCATGGGGATCCGGCACCGGTCCCTGCGCATCGAGGGCGTGCAGTTCCACCCCGAGTCGGTGCTCACGCCGTGGGGCGGCACGATGGTGGCGAACTTCCTGGGCATCCACGATCGACAGATCAAGCCGCCCTACCCGGCGCGCATGTACGCATCCACGGCGGAGACCGCACGATGAGCTCGGAAGCGTCGCCGATGCTGGAGCGGTTGCTGCAGGGCGATTCGCTCGACGAGAATGCCGCGCACGCGTTGGTGCATGCGCTGGCTGATGGCGGGGTCGAACCACCCCTTGCCGGGGCGCTGCTGGCGGCGCTGCGGGCCAAGGGCGAGACGGCAGCCGAGGTACGCGGGCTCGCGCGCGGGTTGCGTGAACTCGCGACGACGCCGCCCTTCGAGACGCCCGCCGACGGGTGCGACCTGGTTGGCACGGGCGGCGACGGCAGCAACAGCTACAACATCTCGACCGGCGGTGCGATCCTGGCCGCCGCTGCGGGTGCGACGATCGTCAAGCACGGCAACCGTTCGATCAGTTCGAGATCGGGCGCTGCGGATCTGCTCGCGGCGCTCGGGATCGAGGTGCCCATGCCCGATTTGGCGAAGGCGCTTCGCGACTCGCGATTCGTGTACCTTCACGCGCCAGCGTTCCACCCGGCCATGGCCGCCATCGCACCGATCCGCAAGGCGATGGGCGTACGGACAGTCTTCAACATCCTGGGCCCGCTGACGAATCCGGCCCGGCCGCCGTTCGCGGTAATCGGGGCGTTCTCTCCCGGGGTCGCCCAACTCACGGCCGAGGCGCTCGCGGGGCTCGAGGTCAAGCGTGCGTTCGTCGTGCACGGCGAGCCGGGATGGGACGAGGCAACCCCGTGTGGTCGATTCCTCCTTTTTGACGTGCACGATGGTCGCGTGGAGCGGACGACGCGAGATCCTCGAGAGTTTGGCATCGACCGGTGCTTGCCCGAGGACCTGCGTGGCGGCACGCCCGAGGAAAACGCCGAAGCGCTGCGGAGAGTCGTGGGCGGGAACGATGCCGGTCCGCATCGCGATGCGCTCGTGCTGACGGCAGGGCTCGCGCTCGAGGTGTCGGGGAAGGTAAGCGACCTGGATCAGGGCGTGTCGCAGGCTCGTGAGGCCATCGAGGATGGTCGGGCCGCCGCGTTGCTGGATCGTCTCGGATCGATGGGCGACTCGTGATGGGGAGTAACTTCCTCAAGGAGATGGCGGAGGCTTCGGCGGCAAGGGCTCGCGCCGCAATGACACTTCAGTCCCTTGCCAGTCTTCGGAGCAGGTCGTTCGACACGCCGCCTCCGAAGGCTGTCTCACTCGGCGACTTCGGATTGATCGCCGAAGTGAAACGGTCGAGCCCCAGCGAGGGCGTGCTCGCGGCCGACTCGCTCGATGCCTTGTCACAGGCACGAACCTATGCGGATGCGGGCGCCTCGATGATCTCGGTGCTCACCGAGCCGTCGCGCTTCGGTGGGAGCGAGGACGACCTCCGGCAGATCGCGCGGAGCGTCGACGTGCCGGTGATGCGCAAGGACTTCCTGGTCGACCCGTACCAAGTCGTCGAGGCACGGGCGTGGGGCGCCTCGGCCGTGCTGCTGATCGCTCGCATCCTGGACGACGAGGACCTGCGTCGCATGCTCAACGAGAGCGAGGAAATGGGGCTCGTCGTGCTGGTCGAGGCGTTCGACGGCGAGGATCTCGAGCGAGCCAACGCTGCGATCGAAGGCCGAGCCAACGTGCTGCTTGGCCTGAATTGCCGAGACCTTGCCACGCTCGAAGAGGACGTCGGGCGGTTTCGAGAAGTCGTCGATCGCTTTCCCGCTGGCGTGCCGAAGATCGCCGAGTCGGGCATCGCGACCGGGCGGGATGCCGCCGCCGTGGCAACGCTCGGTTATGACGGCGCGCTCGTTGGGACGGCCCTGATGCGATCCGACAACCCGGGAGCCCTCGCTCGCGCGATGATCGAGGCCGGAAGGGCGGCCCGTGGCTGACCGCGTGCGCATCAAGGTGTGCGGGCTGACGACGCCAGAGATGGTGGACGCCTGCGTCGATGCGGGCGTGGACGCCGTCGGCGTCGTGCTGAGCCCGTCGCCCCGGCAGGCCACGCCGGGGCGGGCCGCGGAGCTGCTCTCGCACCTGCCGGGCTACGTCGCGGGCGTCGCGGTGTATCGGCACCCCGACGCAGAGCTCGTCGAACGCGCCATGAGCGTGCTTCCGCCGTGGACGCTGCACCAGTCCGACCGCGCGGACTTCACCGACTCGCTCGCGCTCGCGCGTGAGGACCGGCGCGTGCCGGTCGTTCGCCTGGGACCATCTTTCGAGCAAGATATCGCCGGGCTCGACGGCCGCATGGTCCTGGTCGAGGGGCAGGAGTCCGGCTCGGGCCAGCCCGCACCGTGGCAGGACGCAAAGCCTTGGGTGTCGCGGTGTCGTGTGGTCATCGCCGGCGGGCTGCGCATCGACAACGTCACCGGCGTGGTCCGATCGCTCCGACCATTCGCGGTGGACGTATCCTCGGGCGTCGAGCGCGAGCCGGGCGTGAAGGACGCCGGCATGATTCGCGAGTTCGTAGCAGCCGTCAGGCAAGGGGAACGCGCATGACCGCGGACACGCAAGGCCTCCTGCGGGCGCTCATCGGCGGCGCGCTGCCCAACGAGCACGGCTTCTTCGGCCCCTTCGGCGGTCGCTTCGTGCCCGAGACGCTCGTGCCCGCGCTCGATCGGTTCGAAGCGGGCGCTCGAGATGCGCTGGCCGACGCCGCGTTCCACAACGAACTGAGGCAGCACCAGGAAACGTGGGTCGGCCGGCCGACGCCCCTGATGTATGCACCGCGCCTGAGCGAGGCATGGAAGGCGCAGGTGTGGCTGAAGCGCGAGGACCTGGCCCACACCGGAGCCCACAAGATCAACAACGCGCTCGGGCAGGCGCTCATCGCCAAGCGGATCGGGGCCGAGCGGATCGTTGCCGAGACGGGCGCGGGCCAGCACGGCGTGGCGACGGCCGCGGCGTGTGCTCGTGTCGGCCTGCCGTGCATCGTCTACATGGGCGCGAAGGATGTGGAGCGACAGGCCCCCAACGTCGTGCGCATGCGGCGCATGGGCGCGGAGGTCCGGCCAGTCACGACCGGCGACGCGACGCTGCGCAGCGCCGTCGACGAGGCCATCCGCCACTGGGTGGGCGATCCGCAGGGCACGCATTACATCCTCGGTAGCGCCGTCGGCCCCCACCCCTTCCCGTGGGTCGTCCGCGAGTTCCAGAAGGTCATCGGTATCGAAAGCCGGCGGCAGATGCTCGAGCAGGTGCACGGATTGCCCGACCTCGCCGTCGCGTGCGTGGGCGGCGGGAGCAACGCCATCGGCTTCTACCACGGCTTCCTGGGCGACTCGAGCGTCGAGATGCACGGTGCCGAGGCGGGCGGCGTCGGCGCGGCCGTCGGCCAGCACGCGGCGACCATGAGCGGCGGCACGCCGGGCGTGCTGCATGGCTCGCGTTCGATGCTCCTCCAGGACGAGGACGGCCAGGTGAGCGACACGCAATCGGTGTCGGCCGGGCTCGACTACCCCGCCATCGGCCCCGAGCATGCGCTGCTCGCGCACGTCGGGCGCGTGAGGTACCACGCCGTACGCGATGGCGAGGCGATCGCGGCGCTCGACGAACTGTCAAGGCTCGAGGGCATCCTGCCGGCCGTCGAGCCCGCGCATGCTCTCGCACTGGCCAAGCGGCTGTGCGAGGGTCGCGACCACCCCACCGTGCTGGTCAACGTCTGCGGGCGCGGCGACAAGGACATGCCGATCCTGACGCGGCTGGCCGAGCAGGAGGGTCGCTGAGCCATGCACGCGCACGAAGCGATCAGCAAGGCGATCACCGACGGCCGCGACGCGCACGGTATCGCCCTGGTCGCGTACGTCACGGCCGGGTACCCGAGCATGGAGGCCTTCCCCGCGATCCTTAACGATGCCTGCCAGCACGCGGATGTCGTCGAAGTCGGCATCCCCTTTAGCAATCCCATCGCCGACGGCGGCTCGCTGCAGGAGACCGCCCGCGCGGCGCTTGCGGCCGGTGCGACGATGAAGAAGATCATGCACACGCTGCGTGACCTGGACGGCACCCTGGCCGCCCCGCTGCTGCTGATGGGTTATCTCAATCCGCTGCTGGCCTACGGGCTCGATCGGCTCGCCGAAGACGCTTCGAGCGCCGGCGTACGCGGCGTGATCGTGCCCGACCTGCCCCTCGAAGCGCTCGATATCGCCAAACCCCTGAACGACGCGGGGCTCGCCACCATCGGCATGGTCAGCCCCGTCACCAGCGACGCGCGCCTCGCGCGCATCGCCGCGCACGCAAGCGGCTTCGTGTACGCCGTCACGAGCGTGGGCGTCACGGGGCAGCACCGCTCCGATCAGTCGGACATCGTCGAGTACCTCAAGAAGGTCAAGGCCACCGCGACCATCCCCGTCTGCGCCGGCTTTGGCATCCGCGAGAAGGCCCACGTCGACGCTCTGCGCGGCGCGTGCGACGGCGTGATCGTCGGCTCGGCGCTCATGGAGGCGGTTGGCGAGGGGCGGGACGTCGGGTCGATCCTCCAAGCCCTGCGCTGAACCCGATCGCCGTACCTGCGGTAGACTCTCGCGATGCGTTGCCGCCGCACCATCCGCACGCTGGTCGTGTTCGTCCTGCTTGGGACGGTCGCGACGGTGCTCTCATCGTGGGCGATCCATGGCACGCACTGGCTCATCCGAGATCGCACGACCGACCTACGGCTCCTGTTCTTGATGAGCGGCATCGAGCCCATCCCGCCGCAGGCGTGGCCCGCGGTGCGCGTCGACGCGACTCCCGCGCTGCGACTCCGCGACACTTCCGTGCAACCCGGATCGTCGGGGGCCCAGATGGGACTCGGCTGGCTACGAGAGCGTCACGAGGCCTCCTCGCGTTCCGCCGATGCCGCCATCGAAGGTGCGGTCGATGAGATCCTGTGGCGCACGTCGACCGGCTGGCCGTGGCCCGCCCTTGGAAGCGAGGACTACGCGGCCACCGGCCATCGCGACGGGCGCATGAGCATCCTTGCCAGGACGCCCAGGGCCTCCCTGCCGGGTGGGCTGGTGGTCCAATCGCGTTTGCCCATCCCCCTGTTTGCCGAGTTCGCGCTCCCCGTGCTTCCGCTCTGGCCCGGCTTCCTTCTCAACACGCTCTTCTTTGGCTTGCTCCTGTTCGGCGCGTCGCGCACGTCGGGCCCGATTCGTCGCGCGCTGCGTCGGCGGCGTGGACGGCGCGCGCGGTGCGAGGACGACCGAGGCGGCCTGGACGCCGAGGCCGCGTGCCTGGAGTGCGGGGCGGAGGCGGGCGCACGAAAGGCAACCGCGCCCGCCGTTGCGACGTAGGCTCTTGCGATGCGTTGGGGCCGGGCCATCCGCACGCTGGCCGTGTTCGTCCTGCTGGGGATGGTCGCGACGGTGCTCTCGTCGTGGGCGATCCATGGGGCTCACTCCTGGCGTGTGCAATCGATCGCCAGTCCGCCCCAGTCGTTTGTCCCGGGCGTGACGTGGCCGTTCGATCCCGATCGAGCCCAGCGCATCGACATCGACACGACCATCAGCCCGGGCGAGATCGGCGTCGACCTGCAGGGCAGCATCTGGGTCGAACTGCGCAAGTCCAGGGCAGCCGGCGCGCCGTACCTGAGCGAGGCGCACGGGGTCACGGCCGACGCGGTCTGGCGCCGGCACCACCGGCCGCGCGATCGGCTCAGCCCCCTGCCGGCGTACCCGTTCCCCTACCTGGCGTTCGAGGGCTGGGAGAGCGGCGTCGGCTGGCGGGTGCTGGTCAGCGAGGTCGACCTCTGGAACGACGCGTTCGATCCCGAGCACGGCCGGATCACCGAGACGCTCATCGTCGTGCGTCCGGGCTGGCCGATCGCATCCATGGAGGTCGGAGCGCACTATGCGCAGGTGGTCGAGCGCCATCCGCCGCACCCGACGATGCGGGTGCGCTACCGCGGCTACAAGCGCGTGGAAGAGGTGCATCACCCGCCCGCCGTCGCACGCTCGAGCGGCATCGAGTTGTGGGCCGCCCCGCGGCCGCCGGTCGCCGCCGCGCCCGCCTTCCCCATCAGATACGCCGTCACCGACCGCTTCGCCCTCCCCCTGCTCCCCCTCTGGCCCGGCTTCGCCATCAACACGGGCTTCTACGCCCTGTTGCTGTTCATCGCGTGGCGCACGCCGAGCGTCGTTCGTCGCACGCTGCGGCGGCGGTGCGGGCGGTGTGCCCGGTGTGGGTATGACCGGGGCGGGCTGGGTCCAGGAACCGCGTGCCCGGAGTGCGGGCAGGGAGCGGGCGCTGGCGTGGCAACCAGGCCCGCTGCCGCGACGTAGGCTCGCTTGATGCGTTGGGGCCGGGCCATCCGCACGCTGCTCGTCTTCATCCTGCTGGGGATGTTGGCGACGGTACTCTCGTCGTGGGCGATCCATGGAGCGCAGTGGTTCGCGCGAAACCGGTCGGGCGGCGGGCCGCTGACGTACTGGCACGGTGGCCTCACGCCAATGCCCCCCGAGTCCTGGCCCGCC
This Phycisphaerales bacterium DNA region includes the following protein-coding sequences:
- the trpD gene encoding anthranilate phosphoribosyltransferase, producing the protein MSSEASPMLERLLQGDSLDENAAHALVHALADGGVEPPLAGALLAALRAKGETAAEVRGLARGLRELATTPPFETPADGCDLVGTGGDGSNSYNISTGGAILAAAAGATIVKHGNRSISSRSGAADLLAALGIEVPMPDLAKALRDSRFVYLHAPAFHPAMAAIAPIRKAMGVRTVFNILGPLTNPARPPFAVIGAFSPGVAQLTAEALAGLEVKRAFVVHGEPGWDEATPCGRFLLFDVHDGRVERTTRDPREFGIDRCLPEDLRGGTPEENAEALRRVVGGNDAGPHRDALVLTAGLALEVSGKVSDLDQGVSQAREAIEDGRAAALLDRLGSMGDS
- a CDS encoding indole-3-glycerol phosphate synthase TrpC translates to MTLQSLASLRSRSFDTPPPKAVSLGDFGLIAEVKRSSPSEGVLAADSLDALSQARTYADAGASMISVLTEPSRFGGSEDDLRQIARSVDVPVMRKDFLVDPYQVVEARAWGASAVLLIARILDDEDLRRMLNESEEMGLVVLVEAFDGEDLERANAAIEGRANVLLGLNCRDLATLEEDVGRFREVVDRFPAGVPKIAESGIATGRDAAAVATLGYDGALVGTALMRSDNPGALARAMIEAGRAARG
- a CDS encoding phosphoribosylanthranilate isomerase — encoded protein: MADRVRIKVCGLTTPEMVDACVDAGVDAVGVVLSPSPRQATPGRAAELLSHLPGYVAGVAVYRHPDAELVERAMSVLPPWTLHQSDRADFTDSLALAREDRRVPVVRLGPSFEQDIAGLDGRMVLVEGQESGSGQPAPWQDAKPWVSRCRVVIAGGLRIDNVTGVVRSLRPFAVDVSSGVEREPGVKDAGMIREFVAAVRQGERA
- the trpB gene encoding tryptophan synthase subunit beta, whose protein sequence is MTADTQGLLRALIGGALPNEHGFFGPFGGRFVPETLVPALDRFEAGARDALADAAFHNELRQHQETWVGRPTPLMYAPRLSEAWKAQVWLKREDLAHTGAHKINNALGQALIAKRIGAERIVAETGAGQHGVATAAACARVGLPCIVYMGAKDVERQAPNVVRMRRMGAEVRPVTTGDATLRSAVDEAIRHWVGDPQGTHYILGSAVGPHPFPWVVREFQKVIGIESRRQMLEQVHGLPDLAVACVGGGSNAIGFYHGFLGDSSVEMHGAEAGGVGAAVGQHAATMSGGTPGVLHGSRSMLLQDEDGQVSDTQSVSAGLDYPAIGPEHALLAHVGRVRYHAVRDGEAIAALDELSRLEGILPAVEPAHALALAKRLCEGRDHPTVLVNVCGRGDKDMPILTRLAEQEGR
- the trpA gene encoding tryptophan synthase subunit alpha codes for the protein MHAHEAISKAITDGRDAHGIALVAYVTAGYPSMEAFPAILNDACQHADVVEVGIPFSNPIADGGSLQETARAALAAGATMKKIMHTLRDLDGTLAAPLLLMGYLNPLLAYGLDRLAEDASSAGVRGVIVPDLPLEALDIAKPLNDAGLATIGMVSPVTSDARLARIAAHASGFVYAVTSVGVTGQHRSDQSDIVEYLKKVKATATIPVCAGFGIREKAHVDALRGACDGVIVGSALMEAVGEGRDVGSILQALR